Proteins from a single region of Leptospira venezuelensis:
- a CDS encoding RNA polymerase sigma factor, which yields MASRKDFMETLYRESNGRIFDFLYKYTGNPETASDLMQDTFLNFFKKYSNSDLNKEQALKLLYTIARNRSINYAKKFSTVKESGTDDMGTYREEGQSFERKTELSDLESRLMDCLGDLEEGERYALVLKNIEKYTLADIADIMGISIATASRLVVKATGKLVEIAKNKQILPME from the coding sequence ATGGCATCCCGAAAAGATTTTATGGAAACCCTGTATCGGGAATCCAACGGGAGAATTTTTGATTTCTTGTATAAGTATACCGGAAATCCAGAAACTGCCTCTGACCTAATGCAGGATACATTTCTTAATTTTTTTAAGAAGTATTCTAATTCCGACTTAAACAAAGAGCAAGCCCTAAAGCTGTTATACACGATCGCAAGAAATCGATCGATTAACTATGCCAAGAAGTTCTCCACGGTGAAAGAATCCGGAACGGACGACATGGGAACTTATAGAGAAGAAGGGCAAAGTTTCGAAAGAAAAACGGAACTTTCCGACTTGGAATCCAGATTGATGGATTGTTTGGGCGACTTAGAAGAAGGAGAAAGATACGCTTTAGTATTAAAGAATATAGAAAAATACACGTTGGCTGATATTGCAGATATCATGGGGATCTCGATTGCGACTGCATCTAGATTGGTTGTGAAGGCGACTGGAAAACTCGTAGAGATTGCAAAAAACAAACAAATTCTGCCGATGGAATAA
- a CDS encoding DNA-methyltransferase: protein MKEILVPETSHLLYNSDSRKMDRLSAESVNLVLTSPPYPMVEMWDDLFKSWDKNTKSALAKNLGNKAFEAMHLQLDKVWSECFRVLKEGGILLVNIGDATRSIGGEFSLFSNHSRILQACRNFGFGSLPDILWRKQTNSPTKFMGSGMYPVGAYVTYEHEYILILRKGGLRKYSKSETEIRRNSAFFWEERNVWFSDVWDLKGERQIFKDVGASRERTAAFPLDFAYRLVNMFSIKGDTILDPFLGTGTTSLAALLSSRNSIGYDVDEGILEIARKKLLGGTNISSKLLQNRLQSHLDFILDRKKQKKETSHKNKYYGFPVITSQETELTLELVDSLIENEHFSLKASYSRFNL from the coding sequence ATGAAGGAAATACTCGTTCCGGAAACTTCTCATTTATTATATAATTCCGATTCGAGAAAAATGGATAGGCTTTCTGCTGAAAGCGTTAACCTCGTATTAACTTCACCTCCTTATCCCATGGTTGAAATGTGGGATGATCTCTTCAAAAGCTGGGACAAAAATACCAAAAGCGCGCTTGCCAAAAACTTGGGAAATAAAGCCTTCGAAGCAATGCATTTGCAACTTGATAAGGTTTGGAGCGAATGTTTTCGAGTTTTGAAAGAGGGTGGCATCCTACTTGTAAATATAGGGGATGCCACTCGGAGCATTGGAGGGGAGTTCAGTTTATTTTCGAATCATTCTAGGATTTTACAGGCCTGTCGTAACTTCGGCTTTGGTTCTTTACCCGATATCCTTTGGAGAAAGCAGACTAATTCCCCAACTAAGTTCATGGGTTCCGGAATGTATCCGGTAGGTGCATACGTTACTTATGAGCATGAGTATATTCTAATCCTTCGGAAAGGTGGCTTAAGAAAGTATTCTAAATCTGAGACGGAGATCCGACGTAATAGTGCCTTTTTCTGGGAAGAAAGGAATGTTTGGTTCTCCGATGTCTGGGACCTAAAGGGGGAAAGGCAGATTTTTAAGGATGTAGGAGCTTCGCGGGAACGGACTGCAGCATTTCCTTTAGATTTTGCCTATCGATTGGTAAACATGTTCTCAATAAAGGGTGATACTATTTTAGATCCTTTTTTGGGAACAGGAACCACCTCGTTAGCAGCTCTTCTTTCTTCGAGAAATAGCATCGGCTACGACGTAGATGAAGGAATTCTCGAAATTGCGAGGAAGAAACTTCTTGGTGGGACAAATATTTCGTCGAAGTTACTACAAAATAGATTACAAAGTCATCTTGATTTCATTTTAGATCGGAAGAAGCAAAAGAAGGAGACTTCCCATAAGAATAAGTATTATGGATTTCCTGTAATCACTTCTCAAGAGACAGAATTGACCCTCGAATTAGTCGATTCCTTGATCGAGAATGAACATTTCTCCTTGAAGGCTAGTTATTCCCGGTTTAATCTATAA
- a CDS encoding DUF362 domain-containing protein, with the protein MAYVVTEPCVGCKITYCAAACPVEAFREGNDYLVIDPDICINCNDCLRECPVNAIFPEDEVPVIWEDWIVLNAKESKTLPMINDLKKPLLNKNCNIKEL; encoded by the coding sequence GTGGCATACGTAGTAACCGAGCCCTGCGTAGGGTGTAAAATTACTTACTGTGCTGCTGCCTGTCCTGTTGAAGCTTTCCGAGAAGGAAATGATTACTTAGTTATAGATCCGGACATTTGCATCAATTGTAATGATTGTTTGAGAGAATGTCCGGTGAATGCCATTTTCCCGGAGGATGAGGTGCCGGTGATATGGGAAGATTGGATCGTTCTGAACGCAAAAGAATCGAAAACGTTGCCGATGATCAACGATCTTAAAAAACCTCTTTTAAATAAGAACTGCAATATTAAAGAATTATGA
- a CDS encoding DUF1564 family protein gives MNSIVFQNEKLKRKARIVQNPYPSTALVPERLWRKVSADSKRNFSRYLRSLQAKYGLLLQSQRYMGRNPLRTSFQAKGQNLIRHSYRPKEENYQELRNVALAHGVSMNYIIVLMISWDLLEVDERILSHFWRNRKAPTSRILEIRRVLNLETREVRIILLGWPHKFILERGSPNWR, from the coding sequence ATGAACTCTATCGTTTTCCAAAATGAGAAGCTTAAACGAAAGGCAAGGATTGTTCAGAATCCATATCCATCGACGGCATTGGTTCCAGAAAGGCTGTGGAGAAAAGTCTCTGCAGATAGCAAACGAAACTTTTCAAGATATTTGAGGAGTTTGCAAGCTAAGTACGGTTTATTGCTTCAGTCACAGAGGTATATGGGAAGAAATCCACTCCGAACTTCCTTTCAGGCAAAAGGCCAAAACTTGATCCGCCATAGTTATCGTCCGAAAGAAGAAAATTATCAGGAACTGAGAAATGTCGCTCTCGCGCATGGAGTTTCGATGAACTACATAATTGTATTAATGATATCTTGGGACTTGCTTGAAGTTGATGAAAGAATTCTTTCCCATTTTTGGCGAAATCGAAAAGCGCCAACTTCGAGGATTTTAGAGATTCGTCGCGTTCTGAATTTAGAAACACGAGAAGTTAGGATTATTTTATTGGGATGGCCTCATAAATTCATTTTGGAGAGAGGATCTCCAAATTGGCGTTAA
- a CDS encoding FecR family protein has protein sequence MDENFEHKIRKAIEGEKNEFSSSIDKLSDMLSKSWVSPPSNISFEEIYEKAQASKVISFKKPLLYTIASAAAILIGAFSFFILQNPKAPPLKNELGISVTKIIGKGYLFSSDSEKLLALNEGESVGFGQILKTEPGSKLFLSIAKGEGMVLEESTELEIMKEGKQSFRLRNGSILVHLHKNLKKDEFKIITETGLVEVRGTKFEVRESLKEGTIVSVLEGRVAAKSSSEPNRGEQVLEPGQKIRLEAKGFQRTFLSSAEQKDLGFKFSELHVDEIPRNSEKSFSNKDDLFNEYQRLERVLLSNGETLEGVIVDMDENFMYLQTLEKEIKIQRDSVMEVIQLR, from the coding sequence ATGGACGAAAATTTCGAACATAAAATTAGGAAGGCAATCGAAGGTGAGAAGAATGAATTCAGTTCTTCTATCGATAAATTGTCAGATATGCTTTCCAAATCTTGGGTTTCTCCTCCTTCAAATATTTCATTCGAAGAAATCTATGAAAAAGCCCAAGCCTCTAAGGTTATCAGTTTTAAAAAACCGTTATTATATACTATTGCTTCTGCTGCTGCGATCTTGATCGGAGCATTCAGCTTTTTTATTTTACAAAACCCTAAAGCTCCTCCCTTAAAGAACGAACTCGGAATATCTGTGACTAAAATTATTGGAAAAGGGTATTTATTCTCCTCTGATTCCGAAAAACTTTTAGCCTTAAACGAAGGTGAATCCGTAGGTTTCGGGCAAATTTTAAAGACCGAGCCAGGATCTAAACTTTTCCTAAGCATTGCAAAAGGAGAAGGTATGGTCTTGGAGGAATCTACAGAACTCGAGATCATGAAAGAAGGAAAACAATCTTTCAGACTTCGGAATGGAAGCATCTTAGTTCATCTACACAAGAATTTGAAAAAGGACGAATTTAAGATCATAACCGAAACAGGTTTGGTAGAAGTTAGAGGAACAAAATTTGAAGTCAGGGAAAGTCTTAAAGAAGGGACGATAGTCTCCGTTTTAGAAGGAAGGGTGGCTGCAAAGAGTAGCAGTGAGCCGAATCGGGGAGAGCAAGTTTTGGAGCCAGGCCAAAAGATCCGATTGGAGGCAAAAGGATTCCAGAGAACTTTTCTATCTTCTGCGGAGCAAAAAGACTTAGGGTTTAAATTTTCAGAACTTCATGTGGATGAGATCCCGCGAAATTCCGAGAAATCTTTTTCCAACAAAGATGATCTATTTAACGAATACCAAAGATTGGAGAGGGTCTTACTTTCCAATGGTGAGACGTTGGAAGGTGTGATTGTCGACATGGACGAAAATTTTATGTATTTGCAAACTCTTGAGAAGGAAATAAAAATCCAAAGAGATTCAGTTATGGAGGTGATTCAACTTCGTTAA
- the ahcY gene encoding adenosylhomocysteinase: MSATIQEKGLKYKVKDISLADWGREEIILAEKEMPGLMSLRKEYKGKQPLKGARIAGSLHMTIQTAVLIETLTELGAEVRWSSCNIFSTQDHAAAAIAKTGVPVFAWKGETEEEYWWCVEQTIFFDGGKGPNMILDDGGDLTMYIHEKYPQLLAEIKGVSEETTTGVKGLEKLLKKGELKLPAINVNDSVTKSKFDNLYGCRESLADGIKRATDVMLAGKVALVCGYGDVGKGSAASLRNFGARVIVTEIDPICALQAVMEGYQVLRVEDAIEFVDIVVTATGNDDIISLEHMKAMKDGAILCNIGHFDTEIQMSRLNAEKGVVKKEIKPQVDKYTFENGRSIIVLAEGRLVNLGCATGHPSFVMSCSFTNQVLAQIELWNNKYEIGVYRLPKKLDEKVAALHLEQLGVRLTTLNAKQAEYIGVPVEGPFKPEHYRY, from the coding sequence ATGTCCGCTACAATACAAGAAAAAGGTTTAAAATATAAGGTTAAAGACATTTCTCTCGCGGACTGGGGTCGCGAAGAAATCATTCTGGCTGAAAAAGAAATGCCAGGTCTAATGTCCTTGCGTAAAGAGTATAAGGGAAAACAACCTCTGAAAGGTGCGCGTATCGCAGGTTCCCTTCACATGACAATCCAAACTGCAGTTCTGATTGAAACTCTAACTGAGCTTGGAGCGGAAGTTCGTTGGTCTTCTTGCAATATCTTCTCCACTCAAGACCATGCAGCGGCGGCTATTGCAAAAACTGGGGTTCCTGTGTTCGCTTGGAAAGGTGAAACGGAAGAAGAATACTGGTGGTGTGTAGAGCAAACCATCTTCTTCGATGGTGGAAAAGGCCCGAACATGATCCTGGACGACGGCGGTGACCTTACCATGTATATTCATGAGAAATACCCTCAACTTCTTGCTGAGATCAAAGGGGTTTCTGAAGAAACTACTACAGGAGTGAAAGGTCTCGAAAAACTTCTGAAAAAAGGAGAGTTGAAACTTCCTGCGATCAACGTGAACGATTCCGTTACCAAGTCTAAATTCGACAACTTATACGGTTGCAGAGAATCTTTAGCAGATGGTATCAAACGTGCAACTGACGTTATGCTTGCTGGAAAAGTAGCTCTTGTTTGTGGATATGGAGACGTTGGAAAGGGTTCTGCCGCATCTTTACGCAATTTTGGTGCAAGGGTGATCGTTACTGAGATCGATCCTATCTGCGCTCTTCAGGCAGTAATGGAAGGATACCAAGTTCTAAGGGTAGAAGACGCAATCGAATTCGTGGATATTGTAGTAACAGCGACCGGAAACGACGACATTATTTCCCTTGAACACATGAAAGCAATGAAAGATGGCGCGATTCTTTGTAATATTGGACACTTCGATACAGAGATTCAAATGTCCAGATTGAATGCTGAAAAGGGTGTGGTTAAGAAGGAAATTAAACCTCAAGTAGACAAATACACTTTCGAGAATGGTAGATCCATCATCGTTCTTGCAGAAGGTCGTTTAGTAAACTTAGGTTGTGCGACGGGTCACCCATCTTTCGTAATGTCCTGTTCTTTCACGAACCAAGTATTGGCTCAGATCGAACTTTGGAACAATAAATACGAAATCGGCGTCTATAGATTACCTAAAAAATTAGATGAGAAAGTTGCAGCGTTGCATTTGGAACAATTAGGAGTTCGCCTAACCACATTAAACGCTAAACAAGCTGAGTATATCGGAGTGCCGGTAGAAGGTCCGTTCAAACCGGAACATTACCGCTATTAA
- a CDS encoding cellulase family glycosylhydrolase: MLEIKVEDGNFIDSEGYILQLRGVNLSGSTKLPFKPDGTTHFDQSLSFHDHRKVSFVGRPLEEKEAAEHLDRLKKWGFNFLRFLVTWEAVEHLGPGKYDQAYLDYIERMVALADKKGFYVFIDPHQDVWSRFTGGDGAPGWTLEEVGMNIENIKDSDTAIVHHFQGRNYKRMSWPLNYQKYACATMFTLFFGGKTFAPKLSIHGKNVETFLQDHYIEAMCRIAKKVAKYKNVLGFDSLNEPSPGWIGKKNIGEFSGLGFGKLLTTSPFQEMFLSEGRTVRANNAYMLGFTGFNLGKTKINTKSVPLWQEGKHCIWREHGVWDYDPNGAPMLLRPDYFNKYRGRKIEFYPEFMLPFIKRFKTRIQTVQKKFSIFVESDPGSLELDWNEKPKKGEGTVINATHWYDVSVLMFKRFIPWFGVHIFKQIPIFGKKNVEKAYEDTIRMIKEVSIKKMNNCPTVIGETGIPMDMNGRLAFRTKNYSHLEASLDRIITSIEKNFVHYTLWNYTPDNTHSLGDRWNEEDLSLYSLDTPKSIDEDGGRAVRAFSRPYPIRTKGNPEAISFDMEKSMFKYSFRKEGDEIPVAEIFLPEIHYRNGFDVLVNAGSWKYDPKKRILTFKGEKSVSYYGITIFPTKK; the protein is encoded by the coding sequence ATGCTGGAAATCAAGGTAGAAGACGGCAATTTTATAGATTCAGAAGGATATATTCTCCAGTTAAGAGGAGTCAATCTTTCAGGTAGCACTAAACTTCCTTTTAAGCCGGATGGGACCACACATTTCGATCAATCATTAAGTTTTCATGATCATAGAAAAGTCTCCTTTGTCGGGAGACCTTTAGAAGAGAAAGAAGCTGCAGAACATTTGGATCGATTGAAGAAATGGGGATTTAACTTTCTTCGTTTTCTTGTCACTTGGGAAGCTGTAGAACATTTAGGTCCAGGTAAGTATGACCAAGCATATTTGGATTATATCGAAAGAATGGTGGCACTTGCCGATAAAAAAGGGTTCTACGTTTTTATAGATCCTCATCAGGACGTTTGGTCTAGATTTACTGGCGGAGATGGAGCTCCAGGTTGGACTTTGGAAGAAGTCGGAATGAATATCGAGAATATTAAAGATTCCGATACTGCAATCGTTCATCATTTTCAAGGCAGGAATTATAAAAGAATGTCCTGGCCTCTCAACTATCAGAAGTATGCATGTGCTACGATGTTCACTCTTTTTTTTGGAGGAAAAACATTTGCACCTAAACTTTCTATACACGGCAAGAATGTAGAAACCTTCTTACAAGACCATTATATAGAAGCGATGTGTAGGATCGCGAAGAAGGTTGCTAAATACAAAAATGTCTTAGGATTCGATTCTTTGAATGAACCTTCTCCTGGATGGATCGGTAAAAAGAATATTGGTGAATTTTCAGGACTTGGTTTTGGAAAACTTCTAACGACTTCGCCATTCCAGGAGATGTTCTTATCCGAAGGAAGAACCGTAAGGGCAAACAATGCTTACATGTTAGGTTTTACTGGATTCAATTTAGGAAAAACTAAGATAAATACTAAGTCAGTTCCATTATGGCAGGAAGGAAAACATTGTATTTGGAGAGAACATGGAGTTTGGGATTATGATCCGAACGGCGCTCCAATGTTACTTCGTCCTGATTATTTTAATAAATACAGAGGAAGAAAAATAGAATTCTATCCTGAGTTCATGCTTCCTTTTATCAAAAGATTTAAAACCAGAATACAAACCGTTCAGAAAAAATTCTCCATCTTTGTAGAATCTGACCCAGGAAGTTTAGAACTGGACTGGAATGAAAAGCCGAAAAAGGGAGAAGGTACAGTAATCAATGCGACTCATTGGTACGATGTTTCTGTTTTGATGTTCAAACGTTTTATCCCTTGGTTCGGAGTTCATATCTTTAAGCAAATTCCAATATTCGGAAAGAAGAATGTGGAGAAGGCTTATGAAGATACGATCAGAATGATCAAAGAAGTTTCTATCAAAAAGATGAATAATTGCCCTACAGTGATCGGAGAAACGGGAATCCCAATGGACATGAACGGGCGTTTGGCTTTCCGAACAAAAAACTATTCTCATTTAGAAGCTTCTCTAGATCGTATCATAACTTCGATCGAGAAAAATTTCGTACATTATACACTTTGGAATTATACTCCTGATAATACTCATAGTTTAGGAGATAGATGGAATGAAGAAGATCTTTCACTCTACTCTTTGGATACTCCAAAAAGTATAGATGAAGATGGGGGAAGGGCAGTTAGAGCATTCTCTAGGCCTTATCCTATCCGAACTAAAGGTAATCCGGAAGCGATTAGTTTTGATATGGAAAAATCCATGTTTAAATATTCTTTCCGAAAAGAAGGAGATGAGATTCCAGTAGCAGAGATTTTTCTCCCCGAAATACATTATAGAAATGGATTCGATGTGCTAGTGAATGCAGGAAGTTGGAAGTATGATCCTAAAAAGAGAATACTTACTTTCAAGGGAGAAAAGTCCGTTTCTTATTATGGCATAACTATTTTCCCGACTAAAAAATAA
- a CDS encoding TIGR04454 family lipoprotein, whose translation MKNTFFSILTILIFAGLISCGGAKVSQAECDPVVNELISNLAVGQTPEQADKLKAMQGQISAHLLKECMTGKYDLTCLKSSKSLAALATCKK comes from the coding sequence ATGAAAAACACGTTTTTTTCGATCCTTACAATTCTAATTTTTGCAGGTCTTATTTCTTGCGGCGGAGCGAAAGTGAGCCAAGCAGAATGTGATCCAGTTGTAAACGAATTGATTTCCAACCTTGCTGTTGGCCAAACTCCTGAGCAAGCAGATAAACTCAAAGCTATGCAAGGTCAAATTTCGGCTCATCTACTCAAAGAGTGTATGACTGGGAAATATGATCTTACATGTTTAAAATCTTCTAAATCACTTGCAGCTCTTGCTACTTGTAAGAAGTAA
- a CDS encoding FecR family protein, which translates to MKYRALLSAFIISSILIVLPSSLFADEEIAIVLFVVGDASATQDGKKVNLKKNSILKKQDELETKEGKVDLQIGPSVVIRIAAFTKIKIAELSSDKKANKSKLELVSGKVFARVDKGSKKEDFTITAPSYNAGVRGTQFVVSEESEAQRKENPDNEDSDVPNGIFVKEGEVGVTTENGKSFPLKRDEEAVLSPQGLLKQPLEEFMREKMKILDGFKKIMEENYKILRDQKLQNQELLNQTKQDI; encoded by the coding sequence ATGAAATACCGAGCACTTTTATCTGCATTTATCATTTCTTCTATTTTGATTGTTTTACCTTCTTCCTTGTTTGCTGATGAAGAGATTGCCATTGTGCTGTTCGTTGTGGGAGACGCTTCTGCTACCCAGGATGGGAAAAAAGTTAACCTCAAAAAGAATTCAATTTTAAAAAAGCAGGACGAACTCGAAACAAAAGAGGGAAAAGTGGATCTGCAAATTGGGCCTTCCGTGGTCATTCGTATTGCAGCTTTCACAAAAATTAAGATCGCGGAATTGAGTTCTGACAAAAAGGCGAATAAGTCAAAATTAGAACTTGTTTCCGGTAAAGTATTCGCTCGAGTAGATAAAGGATCTAAGAAAGAAGATTTTACGATAACTGCACCTTCTTACAATGCGGGCGTTCGCGGAACACAATTTGTAGTATCCGAAGAAAGTGAAGCTCAACGCAAAGAAAATCCTGATAATGAAGATTCCGATGTGCCAAATGGGATTTTTGTGAAAGAAGGGGAAGTCGGAGTTACTACAGAAAATGGAAAAAGTTTTCCGTTAAAACGAGATGAAGAAGCAGTACTATCCCCTCAGGGACTTCTCAAACAGCCGCTGGAAGAATTCATGCGAGAGAAAATGAAGATTTTAGATGGTTTCAAGAAGATCATGGAAGAAAATTATAAGATTCTTCGAGATCAAAAGCTCCAGAATCAGGAATTATTAAATCAAACTAAGCAGGATATATAA
- a CDS encoding ArsR/SmtB family transcription factor, whose amino-acid sequence MSLKDTSLERESVGTYSDSVVTPSVTNGTFQDRDILLAIKALSDETRIRVLRILSIAPLNVQEITEVLEMGQSRISRHLKILADAGFLTFQREGSWVYYSPKVSNDDSQDFSARFHTLLLDFEKSLPYSEQDLVKTKDILKQRDLKRSKYFDDVAQNWESIQSDVLDPVLYRNKILDLLPEHSSRILDLGCGPGGLIPYLLMKSQEVIGIDSSEKMIKEARSSFLNNSQVQLFTSEIETLPENLMQSADSVVASMVLHHLSNPPRAMKEIHKVLKDNGTFIIVDLKKHNQEIMRDNFADLWLGFESELLTDWLNHTGFSLESIEEVESQKYFKVLIIKAKKRGGL is encoded by the coding sequence ATGTCGTTAAAGGATACATCTTTAGAAAGAGAATCTGTCGGAACTTACTCAGATTCAGTGGTTACGCCTTCCGTAACAAACGGAACTTTTCAAGACCGAGACATTTTACTCGCAATAAAGGCGTTATCAGATGAGACCCGCATTCGAGTTCTTCGGATACTTTCTATTGCTCCTCTCAATGTTCAGGAAATCACTGAAGTTCTAGAGATGGGGCAATCTAGGATCTCTAGACACCTAAAGATACTAGCTGATGCAGGATTTCTGACATTCCAACGGGAAGGTTCGTGGGTATATTATAGCCCTAAAGTTTCAAATGACGATTCGCAGGATTTTTCTGCAAGATTTCATACACTTCTTCTGGATTTCGAAAAGAGTCTTCCGTATTCGGAACAAGATTTAGTTAAGACAAAGGATATTCTTAAACAGAGAGATCTGAAAAGATCAAAATATTTTGACGATGTTGCTCAGAATTGGGAGAGCATTCAGAGTGATGTTCTTGATCCGGTTTTATATAGGAATAAGATCCTGGATTTACTTCCGGAACATTCTAGTCGGATCTTAGACCTTGGATGTGGCCCTGGAGGTTTAATTCCTTACTTATTAATGAAGAGTCAGGAAGTTATCGGCATCGATTCCTCTGAAAAGATGATTAAAGAGGCGAGAAGTTCCTTCTTGAATAATTCTCAAGTTCAATTGTTTACATCTGAGATTGAAACTTTGCCTGAAAATCTGATGCAGTCGGCAGATTCTGTCGTAGCTTCGATGGTCTTACACCACTTATCCAATCCACCTCGGGCTATGAAAGAAATACATAAAGTACTCAAGGACAACGGCACTTTCATCATAGTAGATCTAAAGAAACACAATCAAGAAATCATGCGCGATAATTTCGCCGACTTATGGCTCGGATTCGAGTCGGAACTTCTCACAGATTGGCTGAACCACACAGGCTTCAGCCTTGAATCCATCGAAGAAGTAGAATCTCAGAAATACTTCAAAGTATTAATAATTAAAGCTAAGAAAAGAGGAGGACTTTAA